The DNA segment CAGAACATTTTTAAAAATTAATAATGGAGCAATGAACATTGAACATTAAAAATTTACCATTGAATATAGCCATGATCGGTTGCGGCGGATATTCCGGCACGCTGCGTTCTGCGATCAGTAAAATTCCGGAACTCGGGCGTCTGATCGCCGTGACCACCCGAAATGCGGAAAACGATGCCGCGCAGGAGTGTACTGCTGCCGGGGTTGCGATATACAAGGATGTTGATGATCTGTTCAAACACATTACGCCGCAGACCTGTTCTGCGATTGTCATCCCGACCGGCATCGACAGCCATTTTGAATATACCAAAAGAGCGGTTGAAAACGGCTTCCATGTGATGCTGGAAAAACCGCCCGTCGCAACGGTTCAGGAACTGGATAAGCTGATCGAACTGCAGCGGCATACCGGTAAGTGGATTTTTGTTAATTTCCAGCATCTGTTCACCTCGTCTACTGCTGAGATAAAAAACCGGGTGATGTCCGGTGAGTTCGGCCCTGTTAAAAGTGTGCATGCGCACGCGCTCTGGCGGCGTCCGGAAGAATATTTCCGGCGCAATGTGTGGAGCGGGAGACTGCGTATAAACGGCGGCTGGGTGCTGGACGGAACCGTTGGGAATCCGCTGGCACATTTGATGGCGGAGGCGCAGTATCTGGGGAATTCCGGCGCCGGTATGCTCGTGCCGGCAAGGATTCAGGCGGAGTTGTATCACGCAAACACAATTGAAAGCGAAGATACGAGCGCCGTTCGAATTCAGGCGGACAACGGAGTGAAACTGTTTTTTAGTGCCAGCCTGGCGACTGGAGAGTTTGGTACGACAGTCTGTGAAATCTATACCGAAAATGCGAAAATTACACTGACGGAATACCGGCTGGTCGATATTGAATTTAACGATGGACGGAAAGAGTACCATGATTTTACAGAAAAAGATGACGGGGTGTTCAGTCGAACAGCGATGCTGAGCTCAATGATCCGCAGCATCAACGGCGAGCCTCCGTTGATCACAGTTGAAGAGTGCCGTCCGTTTATGCTGGCGTGGAACGGTGCGTTTGAATCAGCCGGCATTCCGTCGGCGATCGGCGCGGAGTTTATGACGATTGAACAGCGGGGTCAAAGCACATTCCGGTGTATAAAAGACATTGCCGGCCATGTCAGAAAAATGGCCGGTGAAGGTCTTATGTTCTCCGAGGCCGGAATTCCGTGGGCCAGCCCCGGGCAGCTCGTAGACATGCGGAATTATACGCACTTCCCTTCGCTCAATTACGGGTTGATCGAATTGGGAAAAATGCCGGCGTCCCGGCGTGGGCCGGAAAAAGATTCATAAAAAATCCGTATCGCCGGACATTTGTGGTTTTATCTGCGCACCGGAAATTTTGCAGGGAGATTTGGCGGCAAGGTATTATACCGGCTGTATTGCGGCATACATATCGCCGCTCGAAGCGACCTTGCGCAACGCAGTTCTTCATACCACTTGCCGGTCAGTTAATCGAATTGAGTATTTGTTTTGCGGCTTTTTTAAACCACTATCCTGCGGTCCGGTTGAAGCCGGGAGGCCTGCAACTGCTGCATAGGAAAATTTTACTTTTGTAATATCTGTTTTACAGTACAGTTTTTGAATGAATAAGACAGTAAAAATGGCGGATATCGCCCGTGAAGCGGGCGTCTCTATCGCAGCGGTTTCACTGGCGCTTAATAATCATGCCCGTGTTTCAGCGGAAACAAAAAAACGTATTTTACGTATTTGTGAAAAAAGAGGTTATCAGATTAACTCCGCCGCCCGGGCGCTGGCCGGATACAGAAATCCTGCAGAGAATAATCAACCGGTGTATATTGGTACACTGGCGCTGCTTGAAAGTGAACAGCTTGCAAAAATTATTCGTCCCAGCAGTGATACCCAAAATGAACGCCGGCAGTTTACTGAGGCCTGCCGGCGGATGGGCTACCGGATGGATCATTTTGTTGTTGGCGAAACAGCGCCGGCGCAGCGTGCGCTGGGACGCACACTGCTTTCCAGAGGAATTCATGGATTATTGATTTACGGGTTCCATTCCGATTTACACACATGGGGAATCGGCTGGGAGAATTTTGCCGCGGTTGCCTATGCCAGTTCTGTTACGGAACGTTTTATTCATAATGTAATGAGCAGTTCCTATCAGGATGTGTTTTCAGCGATGCTTACTCTGCGCGAACGGGGATATCTGCGTCCCGGATATGTCATGAATCTGCCGTTTTTTCAGCCCTGGGCGGCAGGGTATGCCTATGCCGTGGATAATGTGAAATTCCAGCAGATACCGAAATTGATTATGGACGGGACGCTGGAGCGTTCTCAGTGGAAGAAAAAATTTTTGAACTGGTTTAAAAAATATACGCCGGACGTCATCGTCTCCGGATGCAACAAATTAATCCCCGAAATTTTCGCGGAAGAAAATATTCGCATGCCGGATGATGTAGGGTATTTAAGCGTTGATTCATGGGATAGCGTCCGGCATTTGTCCGGACTCCATCAGTTGCGGGAAGAGGCGTATCGCATCCTGGTAGATATCCTGCACGGAATGTTGCGGCGTAATGAACTCGGTCCGCCTGCGCAGCCGTATTGCATTCAAATACCATCGGTATGGAATGAGGGCACGACACTGATCCGGGAAAATTGAACAGTTTTGTGTATAGAATAGCGGTAAAACTCCGCTACTGCGCGTTAACGCAAATTTTGTTATTCAAATGTCATCAGTCATAAAAACTGAATTGCTCCGTATCTTATTCGCTGCATTATCCTTTTTCTAGGTGAAAGTGATTTTTAAAAACCGGATATCCTGCTCAGATAAACAAGGCTTTGAGGGGATTATTAAAAAAATCCATTTATATCTGCGTTACCGGCGGTTATATTTCCGGTATGAATAATTTGCTTAATGAAAAAACAGCAGTTGAAAATTTAATGGAACTGCTGGCAGCTGACGGACCAAGCGGCCGTGAAGGCCCGGTGGCAAATGCGGTTAAAAACCTGCTGTTAAATTCCGGCGTTAAACAGGCATGGATCCGCGAAAACGCCGGCAAAGCACGTCTGCCGAAACACTTTGAAATCGGTAATCTGATAGTAAAAATTCCCGGCACGGTGAAAGCGCCGCGTATTATGTTTTCGGCGCATCTTGACACAGTCCCGCTGTGCCGCGGCGCAGTTCCGGTGCTTAAAGGAAATCATATTATTCCAAAAGAAAAAACCGGGCTGGGCGGCGACAACCGTGCGTCGGTCGCCGCCATCGTTTCGGCGGTGCAAACTGTATTGAAAAATGATCTGCCGCGTCCGCCGCTCACCCTGCTCTTCACTGTCGGCGAGGAAAACGGATTGCACGGCGCCAAAGCATTTCGTCCGGCGGACGGCGGAAATCCGGCGATGTGTTTTAATATTGACGGCAGTGGCGAGCACGGCGGAATTATCGGCGCACTCGGCGCGGTACGCTGGACGGCAGAAATTCACGGCAGGAGCGTGCACGCCGCGGTAAATCCGGAGGGCGGAATTTCGGCTGCCGTGATTGCGGCAAATGCCGTTTCAAAACTGAAAGCGGACGGCTGGTTCGGGAGGATTAATAAAAGCGGTATTTCCGGTACGGCGAATGTCGGCACGATGAACGGCGGTGAAGCGGATA comes from the Kiritimatiellales bacterium genome and includes:
- a CDS encoding M20/M25/M40 family metallo-hydrolase, which codes for MNNLLNEKTAVENLMELLAADGPSGREGPVANAVKNLLLNSGVKQAWIRENAGKARLPKHFEIGNLIVKIPGTVKAPRIMFSAHLDTVPLCRGAVPVLKGNHIIPKEKTGLGGDNRASVAAIVSAVQTVLKNDLPRPPLTLLFTVGEENGLHGAKAFRPADGGNPAMCFNIDGSGEHGGIIGALGAVRWTAEIHGRSVHAAVNPEGGISAAVIAANAVSKLKADGWFGRINKSGISGTANVGTMNGGEADNQVMDFMVVTGECRSHSSASLKKIYTAWQKAFEQAAYAQKNSSGKRGSVMFSVMSDYRSFRLKTGAAVVKRFLRAAPQAGRKAYTEVISAGLDANILNEKGIPTVTYDAGNYHAHSLNEYVNIPRYLEACRLTEILMTETM
- a CDS encoding LacI family DNA-binding transcriptional regulator, whose product is MNKTVKMADIAREAGVSIAAVSLALNNHARVSAETKKRILRICEKRGYQINSAARALAGYRNPAENNQPVYIGTLALLESEQLAKIIRPSSDTQNERRQFTEACRRMGYRMDHFVVGETAPAQRALGRTLLSRGIHGLLIYGFHSDLHTWGIGWENFAAVAYASSVTERFIHNVMSSSYQDVFSAMLTLRERGYLRPGYVMNLPFFQPWAAGYAYAVDNVKFQQIPKLIMDGTLERSQWKKKFLNWFKKYTPDVIVSGCNKLIPEIFAEENIRMPDDVGYLSVDSWDSVRHLSGLHQLREEAYRILVDILHGMLRRNELGPPAQPYCIQIPSVWNEGTTLIREN
- a CDS encoding Gfo/Idh/MocA family oxidoreductase; this translates as MNIKNLPLNIAMIGCGGYSGTLRSAISKIPELGRLIAVTTRNAENDAAQECTAAGVAIYKDVDDLFKHITPQTCSAIVIPTGIDSHFEYTKRAVENGFHVMLEKPPVATVQELDKLIELQRHTGKWIFVNFQHLFTSSTAEIKNRVMSGEFGPVKSVHAHALWRRPEEYFRRNVWSGRLRINGGWVLDGTVGNPLAHLMAEAQYLGNSGAGMLVPARIQAELYHANTIESEDTSAVRIQADNGVKLFFSASLATGEFGTTVCEIYTENAKITLTEYRLVDIEFNDGRKEYHDFTEKDDGVFSRTAMLSSMIRSINGEPPLITVEECRPFMLAWNGAFESAGIPSAIGAEFMTIEQRGQSTFRCIKDIAGHVRKMAGEGLMFSEAGIPWASPGQLVDMRNYTHFPSLNYGLIELGKMPASRRGPEKDS